In a genomic window of Candidatus Delongbacteria bacterium:
- a CDS encoding cyclase family protein produces the protein MKRVIDLSHKINSEMPVYPGDLRTNLQQTKRFDIDLYNSFNLNCGMHVGTHIDGPLHMIDGKTNISEAELENFIGKAIIIDISKNLVYELNKDDLDFSDDVSIVLFRTGMSKFYGEEIYYSKSPQITGEVAEYLVKKKIKVIGFDSPSPDNYPYLIHKILFKNDIHIVENLTNLDKLEAKKEFQFIALPLKIDADSSLCRAIAMV, from the coding sequence ATGAAGAGGGTTATAGATCTGTCTCATAAAATCAATAGCGAGATGCCTGTTTATCCTGGTGATTTGAGAACAAACTTACAACAAACCAAGAGGTTTGATATCGATCTTTACAATAGTTTCAACTTGAATTGTGGGATGCATGTTGGAACTCATATTGATGGACCTTTGCATATGATAGATGGCAAAACAAATATTTCAGAGGCTGAATTAGAAAACTTCATAGGAAAAGCCATTATAATAGATATATCAAAAAATTTGGTATATGAATTGAATAAAGATGATCTGGATTTTTCAGACGATGTTAGTATTGTGCTTTTCAGAACAGGAATGTCGAAATTTTATGGAGAGGAAATTTATTATAGTAAATCTCCTCAGATAACAGGAGAAGTAGCAGAGTATCTCGTGAAGAAAAAGATTAAGGTGATAGGATTTGATTCTCCTTCACCAGATAACTATCCATATCTGATTCATAAAATTCTTTTTAAGAATGATATTCACATCGTCGAAAATTTGACAAATCTTGATAAATTGGAGGCAAAGAAAGAGTTTCAGTTTATAGCTTTACCTCTAAAGATTGATGCAGACTCTTCATTATGTAGAGCTATTGCCATGGTTTAA